The following DNA comes from Terriglobia bacterium.
TGGGCAAATTCAGTCCGCACGTCAACGCCCTGTGGGAGCGATCGACCGGGCAGGAGCGCATCGTCTCGCTATTCGAAGGGGTGGAATACCAGATGACGGACCGGCTGGCATTCGACCTCGGCGGACAACATTTCGGCGTCAATGGAAACGCGACCGATCATCAGATGATCTTCGGCATCACGCTCAACGTAGGCCATCTGCACTAACGGCGGCCCGACTGGAGCATCCTGCCAGTTGACAACAAGTACTTTTAAATATAAAGTACTTGATGAACTGAGAAACCCGCTTCTGCGGCCTGGCAAGGCCCGCTGGCTCCCCGCTGAGATGACACGCCCTCCGTTTCTGGATCATTTGGTTTGCGCCGAACCGATCCAGCCGCGGTATGCGCTCCTGATCAACCCCTTCTACCCGAAGGATGCCAACGCGAGCTTCGGCAAGCATGTGCTGACGCCCACTCTGGCGTTAACCAGCTTTGCGGCGACAACACCCGCACACTGGGACGTTCGCTATTGGGATGAAAATCTGCTGGACGGACGCCCACCCGCGTCGCCCATGCCGGAGGTCGTAGGGATTACGGTCCACCTGACGTTCGCGAATCGGGCGTTCGAGTTGGCGCGGTGGTATCGCGACCGCGGGAGCAAGGTCGTGCTGGGCGGCCTGCACGTGCTGTCCTGTCCGGAAGAGTGTGCGCCCCATGCAGATGCGCTAGCCATCGGCGATGGTGTGCAACTGTGGCCGCGAATTCTCGAGGATGCGGAATCGGGCTGCCTTCACCCGAAATACACGGCAACTTATGAGAGCGACTATCGCCGCGATCCCGCGCCCCGGCGCTCGATTCTGCCGCGGAACAGCTTTCTCACCACCACCAGCCTGATTGCCACGCGAGGCTGTCACAACCGGTGCGGATTTTGCTACCTCGCGACCGACGGTCTGCGGATGCCCTACCGCATGCGGGATGTCGGGCAGGTGGCCGCCGAGTTCGAGGCGGACAGCCAACCGTACGCTGTCTTCATCGATAACAACCTGGGATCCAATCGAGCCTACCTGGCGCAGTTGTGTGACGCGCTGCGGCCGTTGCAAAAGATCTGGAGCGCCGCGGTGTCCATCGACGTTACGGACGATCCGGCTTTGGTCCGGAAGATGGCGATCTCGGGCTGTACGGGAGTCTTTGTGGGATTTGAGTCGCTCACGGACGAGAATCTCGCCGATGCGCGGAAGAAAACGCCGAAGACCAGCGACTACGCGCGCCGGGTCCGCATGTTGCACGATAACGGCATCCAGGTGAACGGTTCATTTGTGCTGGGGTTCGATCACGACCGGAAAGACGTTTTCGCGCGAACGGCCGGATGGATCGAGGAGAACCGTCTCGAATGCGCGACGTTTCACATTCTGACGCCGTATCCGGCCACTCCTCTGTTCTTCCAAATGGAAGGGGAGCGCCGCTTGCTGCATCGCAACTGGGCGTTTTACGACACGGCGCACGCGGTATTTCGTCCGAAGCACATGACGCCGGAAGAACTGGAAAACGGCTATGCCTGGATGTATGAGCGATTGTTCTCAAATGCTTCGATCTGGCGGCGCCGGCCGGCTGCCTGGTCCGCCGTCGCTCCGTATCTGGCGATGTCCTACCTGTACAAGCGGTCCAACCGTTTTTGGCGCTTCCTGATTCAATACCATCTGGTTCATGCCGTATGGCGGCCGCTCGTGGAAATCACTCGGATGCGGCACATCCGCTATCGAGAGCGGCTGGCTGAAAACGAAGGGACGAATCGGCCGCAGCCCAATTTTGTCACCGCGGGTGTCTAGCGTGACCGGCCCGGCACTCATCCGGGCTGATGGCTCAAATGCAGTCGAAGGCCGCCGGAACTGCGCGATTGCGATTGCCGTCCCGGTTACTTCTTCGCCAGCCGCGCCTGGGCCTGCGGGCTCACGGCGCGTCCGCGGGTAAGCGTCTTGATGAATTCCACGCGGCGAAAGCGGACGGCCGACCAGTCTTCGTCGATCGCCACCATGCGCACCGGCTCCAACCCGAGTTTGCCGATCGTCTCCCAGCCCGTATCGCGATTGAACTCGCACTTGTACTTCTTCGAGCTGCCCTTCGGGTA
Coding sequences within:
- a CDS encoding radical SAM protein produces the protein MTRPPFLDHLVCAEPIQPRYALLINPFYPKDANASFGKHVLTPTLALTSFAATTPAHWDVRYWDENLLDGRPPASPMPEVVGITVHLTFANRAFELARWYRDRGSKVVLGGLHVLSCPEECAPHADALAIGDGVQLWPRILEDAESGCLHPKYTATYESDYRRDPAPRRSILPRNSFLTTTSLIATRGCHNRCGFCYLATDGLRMPYRMRDVGQVAAEFEADSQPYAVFIDNNLGSNRAYLAQLCDALRPLQKIWSAAVSIDVTDDPALVRKMAISGCTGVFVGFESLTDENLADARKKTPKTSDYARRVRMLHDNGIQVNGSFVLGFDHDRKDVFARTAGWIEENRLECATFHILTPYPATPLFFQMEGERRLLHRNWAFYDTAHAVFRPKHMTPEELENGYAWMYERLFSNASIWRRRPAAWSAVAPYLAMSYLYKRSNRFWRFLIQYHLVHAVWRPLVEITRMRHIRYRERLAENEGTNRPQPNFVTAGV